The Triticum dicoccoides isolate Atlit2015 ecotype Zavitan chromosome 6A, WEW_v2.0, whole genome shotgun sequence genome has a window encoding:
- the LOC119315498 gene encoding ervatamin-C-like: protein MDIKDRDLASEESLWALYERWCKHHNVRDDLSDKARRFKVFKKNARMIHEFNQGDAPYKLSLNLFGDMTDEEVDHMYGRCSNIRPDGGKRSQDQFTHGVVVARDNLPMYVDWRMTGYDQRPSAVTSVKRQGGCGSCWAFAAAAAVEGINSIRMRNVVSLSAQQLVDCDKGSTGCVGGGALVALKYIYNHGGITTEASYPYVAYKHSYCLVSKRNPVVTIDGIKEVPQKDEVALMQAVAAQPVVVVVDPNAFRRYGGGVFVGPCGRDRTHSMLVVGYGTTDDHDPKRRIDYWIIKNSWGSKWGENGYIRMARGAGPTKEGLCGILMEAFYPVKN from the coding sequence ATGGACATCAAAGATAGGGACTTGGCGTCTGAGGAGTCCCTATGGGCACTATATGAGCGCTGGTGCAAGCATCACAATGTGAGAGACGACCTCAGTGACAAAGCCCGGCGCTTCAAAGTGTTCAAGAAGAACGCTCGCATGATCCATGAATTCAACCAAGGTGACGCACCCTACAAGCTGAGCCTCAACCTCTTCGGCGACATGACTGATGAAGAGGTCGACCACATGTATGGTCGCTGCTCCAACATTAGGCCGGACGGCGGGAAGCGGAGCCAAGACCAGTTCACACACGGAGTTGTTGTCGCGCGTGACAACTTACCAATGTATGTGGACTGGCGCATGACAGGCTACGACCAACGTCCGTCGGCTGTGACGAGTGTGAAGAGACAAGGAGGGTGTGGGTCTTGTTGGGCTTTTGCGGCGGCAGCAGCAGTGGAGGGCATCAACTCCATCAGGATGAGGAACGTGGTGTCATTGTCTGCGCAACAACTCGTAGACTGCGACAAGGGAAGTACTGGTTGTGTTGGCGGCGGCGCACTAGTGGCCTTAAAATACATTTATAACCACGGCGGCATCACCACAGAGGCTAGCTACCCATACGTTGCCTATAAGCATAGCTACTGCTTGGTGTCGAAACGTAACCCTGTCGTCACCATCGATGGCATCAAAGAGGTGCCGCAAAAGGATGAGGTGGCATTGATGCAGGCGGTGGCAGCCCAACCCGTTGTTGTGGTGGTTGACCCGAACGCCTTCAGGCGCTATGGAGGAGGCGTCTTTGTGGGTCCATGTGGTAGGGATCGGACCCACTCAATGTTGGTGGTGGGCTACGGCACCACCGATGACCATGACCCCAAGAGACGCATAGATTACTGGATCATAAAGAACTCATGGGGGTCAAAATGGGGTGAAAATGGCTACATCCGTATGGCACGTGGAGCTGGTCCTACCAAGGAGGGCTTATGTGGCATACTGATGGAAGCGTTTTACCCAGTGAAAAATTAG